In Myxococcota bacterium, the DNA window AAGGCGAAGATATGCTGGTCGCCCGCGAGGCGGTTGATGACGCCGATACGACGGCCATGAAGCTCCACCGCAAGCGCCCTAACTGTGTGGAGGTCAGGTCTCATCGATGGCCTCCCAATCAGCACGGGTCACATTGGAGGTGTCTTCGATGTAGAGCGCTTCGGCGCTTCGGCCGTCATCACCGCTTTGGTGGTGATAGTCGCGGAGTAGGGCGTTAACTCCGGGCACGAGGGCGCGCGGCACGAGGATCAGGTCGTGGTCAAGGACGCGGACGAGGTCGAGAAGGGTGTCGTATCGGGGGGCAACCCTGCCGGTTTCGATCCAGGACACGTGAACCTGGGGCAGGCCAGCGCGTTCGCCGAGCTCGCGCTGACTCCAGCCGCGGTTCAAGCGCGCCTGTTTGAGTTCCAGGCGCATTGCTTCAGGTAGGCTGTTGAGTCGGGTAGATTTCATATGCGATCCTATATCAAAAAGGCAATTTCATATAGTTTCGCATATGACTCGTATTAGAGTCAATATGTGATTCTATATTGATTAGCCAAATTGATATAGTTTTACATATCAAAACCGGTGCTTACTCGCAATTTCAAGGGGTTAAGGGCGCGATTGCGCGAACCCCGTGGTGTGCTCATTGGCAGAACGCAAGGAAGTGGGCTCCAGCGCAGGGCTTTGCCGGGGCACGGAGCCTCTCTGGGCGTGTCCAGATAGCTCTTACCTCAGAAGGTCCCCCTCGGTGCCATT includes these proteins:
- a CDS encoding helix-turn-helix transcriptional regulator; translated protein: MRLELKQARLNRGWSQRELGERAGLPQVHVSWIETGRVAPRYDTLLDLVRVLDHDLILVPRALVPGVNALLRDYHHQSGDDGRSAEALYIEDTSNVTRADWEAIDET